The Streptomyces kanamyceticus genome window below encodes:
- a CDS encoding sensor histidine kinase: MATEYGQGYAQMDRPDFRAADVEERRRHRIPAGLRAPIEARTWRELLYTVLSLPIGITAFVFAVTMVSLGAGLLITFIGVPVLAGALAACRGIGALERTRARALLGMDIASPEPLRPRSGGLMAHIGAVLKSGTSWRNLLYSLLLMPWSLFSFIVAIVFWSYGWLMLTYPLWFWLFPMYGGQDGIQLYGDDGHRIYLDNPFEITLTAATGLLITLATPWILRALTTVDRLMVHGLLGPSQLATRVVELESDRGVVVDTAAADLRRIERDLHDGAQARLVALAMDLGLAKEKLTEDPEAAARMVDEAHGEVKVALQELRDLARGIHPAVLTDRGLDAALSALAARCTVPVQVEVDLSSRPVAAIEGIAYFTVSELLQNISKHSRASQGTVDVWRTEDRLMLQITDNGVGGADTSAGSGLAGLAERLDAVDGILVVVSPHGGPTTITAELPWRA; the protein is encoded by the coding sequence ATGGCCACGGAATACGGACAGGGGTACGCACAGATGGACCGGCCGGACTTCCGGGCAGCCGACGTCGAGGAACGGCGGCGCCACCGCATCCCCGCCGGGCTGCGCGCCCCGATCGAGGCCCGCACCTGGCGGGAGCTTCTCTACACCGTGCTGAGCCTGCCGATCGGCATCACCGCGTTCGTCTTCGCCGTCACGATGGTCTCGCTCGGCGCCGGGCTCCTGATCACCTTCATCGGCGTCCCGGTGCTCGCGGGTGCGCTGGCCGCCTGCCGCGGCATCGGCGCCCTGGAGCGGACCAGGGCCCGGGCGCTGCTCGGCATGGACATCGCCTCGCCCGAGCCGCTGCGGCCGCGCTCAGGCGGCCTGATGGCGCACATCGGGGCCGTCCTCAAGAGCGGCACTTCCTGGCGGAACCTGCTCTACTCGCTGCTGCTCATGCCGTGGTCGCTGTTCTCGTTCATCGTGGCGATCGTCTTCTGGTCGTACGGCTGGCTGATGCTGACGTACCCGCTGTGGTTCTGGCTCTTCCCGATGTACGGCGGCCAGGACGGCATCCAGCTCTACGGCGACGACGGCCACCGCATCTACCTCGACAACCCCTTCGAGATCACGCTCACCGCGGCGACCGGCCTGCTGATCACGCTGGCGACGCCCTGGATCCTGCGGGCCCTGACCACCGTGGACCGCCTGATGGTCCACGGCCTGCTCGGCCCCTCGCAGCTCGCGACCCGTGTCGTCGAACTGGAGTCGGACCGCGGCGTCGTCGTGGACACCGCCGCCGCCGACCTTCGCCGCATCGAACGCGACCTGCACGACGGAGCGCAGGCCCGCCTCGTCGCCCTCGCCATGGATCTGGGCCTGGCCAAGGAGAAGCTCACCGAGGACCCCGAAGCCGCCGCACGCATGGTCGACGAAGCCCACGGCGAAGTGAAGGTCGCCCTGCAAGAACTCCGCGACCTCGCCCGCGGCATCCACCCCGCCGTCCTCACCGACCGCGGCCTGGACGCGGCGCTCTCCGCGCTCGCCGCCCGCTGCACCGTGCCGGTCCAGGTGGAGGTGGACCTGTCGAGCCGCCCGGTCGCCGCCATCGAGGGCATCGCGTACTTCACGGTCTCCGAGCTGCTCCAGAACATCAGCAAGCACAGCCGGGCGAGCCAGGGCACGGTCGACGTCTGGCGTACGGAGGACCGGCTGATGCTCCAGATCACCGACAACGGCGTGGGCGGCGCCGACACCTCGGCGGGTTCCGGTCTCGCCGGGCTCGCGGAGCGGCTCGACGCGGTCGACGGGATCCTGGTGGTCGTCTCACCGCACGGCGGACCGACCACGATCACCGCGGAACTGCCCTGGCGCGCCTAG
- a CDS encoding response regulator transcription factor has product MRVVIAEDSVLLREGLTRLLTDRGHDVVAGVGDADALIKTITELAAENALPDVVVADVRMPPTHTDEGVRAAVYLRAQHPGLGVLVLSQYVEEQYATELLAGSSRGVGYLLKDRVAEVREFVDAVVRVADGGTALDPEVVAQLLGRSRKQDVLAGLTPREREVLGLMAEGRTNSAVARQLVVSDGAVEKHVSNIFLKLGLSQSDGDHRRVLAVLTYLNS; this is encoded by the coding sequence GTGCGGGTGGTCATCGCCGAGGATTCAGTGCTGCTCAGGGAGGGGCTGACCCGGTTGCTGACCGACCGCGGGCATGACGTGGTCGCTGGTGTGGGTGACGCCGACGCACTGATCAAGACAATCACCGAGCTGGCGGCGGAGAACGCCCTGCCGGACGTGGTCGTCGCCGACGTGCGGATGCCGCCGACGCACACCGACGAGGGGGTGCGCGCCGCGGTGTACCTGCGCGCCCAGCACCCCGGCCTCGGTGTCCTGGTCCTCTCGCAGTACGTCGAGGAGCAGTACGCGACCGAGCTGCTCGCCGGATCGAGCAGGGGGGTGGGCTATCTGCTCAAGGACCGGGTCGCCGAGGTGCGCGAGTTCGTCGACGCGGTGGTGCGGGTGGCCGACGGGGGCACGGCGCTCGACCCCGAGGTCGTGGCGCAGCTGCTCGGCCGCAGCCGGAAGCAGGACGTCCTCGCGGGGCTTACTCCGCGTGAACGCGAGGTACTCGGCCTGATGGCCGAAGGACGGACGAACTCCGCGGTCGCCCGGCAGCTCGTGGTGAGCGACGGAGCCGTCGAGAAGCACGTGAGCAACATCTTCCTGAAGCTCGGCCTGTCCCAGAGTGACGGGGATCACCGCCGCGTGCTCGCGGTGCTCACCTACCTCAACTCATAG
- a CDS encoding 2-oxoacid:acceptor oxidoreductase subunit alpha: MTSQVSSPAEQADGAVVGEQRKHAGEKDVRRLDRVIIRFAGDSGDGMQLTGDRFTSETASFGNDLSTLPNFPAEIRAPAGTLPGVSSFQLHFADHDILTPGDAPNVLVAMNPAALKANIADVPRGAEIIVNTDEFSKRAMQKVGYDVSPLEDGSLDGYSVHPVPLTTLTVEALKDFDLSRKDAGRSKNMFTLGLLSWMYHRPTEGTERFLRAKFAKKPDIAEANIAAFHAGWNFGETTEDFAVSYEVAPASQAFPTGTYRNISGNLALSYGLIAAGRQADLPLYLGSYPITPASDILHELSKHKNFGVRTFQAEDEIAGIGAALGAAFGGSLAVTTTSGPGVALKSETIGLAVSLELPLLVVDIQRGGPSTGLPTKTEQADLLQAMYGRNGEAPVPIVAPKTPADCFDAALEAARIAVTYRTPVFLLSDGYLANGSEPWRIPDIHELPDLRVQFASGTNHTEDDGTEVFWPYKRDPQTLARPWAIPGTPGLEHRIGGIEKQDGTGNISYDPANHDFMVRTRQAKIDGIEVPDLEVDDKGGDANTLVLGWGSTYGPITAAVRRLRAAGRPIAQAHLRHLNPFPRNLGEVLKRYDKVVIPEMNLGQLATVVRAEFLVDAVSYNQVNGMPFKAEQLATALKEAIDG; this comes from the coding sequence GTGACCAGCCAGGTCAGTAGCCCAGCCGAGCAAGCCGACGGGGCAGTCGTCGGAGAGCAGCGAAAGCACGCGGGTGAGAAGGACGTACGCCGCCTGGATCGTGTGATCATCCGCTTCGCGGGTGACTCCGGGGACGGCATGCAGCTCACCGGCGACCGGTTCACCTCCGAGACCGCATCCTTCGGCAACGACCTGTCGACGCTGCCGAACTTCCCCGCGGAGATCCGCGCACCCGCCGGAACACTCCCGGGCGTCTCCTCCTTCCAACTCCACTTCGCCGACCACGACATCCTCACGCCGGGCGACGCGCCGAACGTGCTTGTGGCGATGAATCCGGCGGCGCTGAAGGCGAACATCGCCGACGTGCCGCGCGGCGCGGAGATCATCGTCAACACCGACGAATTCTCCAAGCGCGCCATGCAGAAGGTCGGTTACGACGTCTCGCCCCTCGAGGACGGCTCCCTGGACGGCTACAGCGTGCACCCGGTGCCGCTGACCACGCTGACCGTGGAGGCGCTCAAGGACTTCGACCTCTCGCGCAAGGACGCGGGCCGCTCGAAGAACATGTTCACGCTCGGGCTGCTCTCGTGGATGTACCACCGGCCGACCGAGGGCACCGAGAGGTTCCTGCGGGCCAAGTTCGCCAAGAAGCCGGACATCGCCGAGGCCAACATCGCGGCGTTCCACGCGGGTTGGAACTTCGGCGAGACCACCGAGGACTTCGCCGTCTCCTACGAGGTCGCCCCGGCGTCCCAGGCGTTCCCGACCGGCACCTACCGCAACATCTCCGGGAACCTCGCCCTGTCGTACGGCCTGATCGCGGCGGGGCGGCAGGCCGATCTGCCGCTGTACCTGGGCAGTTACCCGATCACGCCCGCCTCGGACATCCTGCACGAGCTGTCCAAGCACAAGAACTTCGGCGTGCGCACCTTCCAGGCCGAGGACGAGATCGCGGGCATCGGTGCCGCGCTCGGCGCGGCCTTCGGCGGCTCGCTCGCGGTCACCACCACCTCCGGGCCCGGTGTCGCGCTCAAGTCGGAGACCATCGGCCTCGCCGTCTCCCTCGAACTGCCGCTGCTCGTCGTGGACATCCAGCGCGGCGGCCCGAGCACGGGCCTGCCGACCAAGACCGAGCAGGCCGACCTGCTGCAGGCGATGTACGGCCGCAACGGCGAGGCCCCGGTGCCGATCGTGGCGCCGAAGACCCCCGCCGACTGTTTCGACGCGGCCCTGGAGGCGGCCCGGATCGCCGTCACCTACCGCACCCCGGTCTTCCTGCTCTCCGACGGCTACCTGGCCAACGGCTCGGAGCCGTGGCGCATCCCCGACATCCACGAACTCCCCGACCTGCGCGTGCAGTTCGCCTCGGGCACCAACCACACCGAGGACGACGGCACCGAGGTCTTCTGGCCCTACAAGCGCGACCCGCAGACGCTGGCACGCCCGTGGGCCATCCCGGGCACGCCGGGCCTGGAGCACCGCATCGGCGGCATCGAGAAGCAGGACGGCACGGGCAACATCTCGTACGACCCGGCCAACCACGACTTCATGGTCCGTACCCGGCAGGCCAAGATCGACGGCATCGAGGTGCCCGACCTGGAGGTCGACGACAAGGGCGGCGACGCCAACACCCTGGTCCTCGGCTGGGGTTCGACGTACGGCCCGATCACCGCGGCGGTCCGCAGGCTGCGCGCGGCGGGCCGGCCCATCGCCCAGGCCCACCTGCGCCACCTCAACCCCTTCCCGCGGAATCTGGGCGAGGTCCTCAAGCGTTACGACAAGGTGGTGATCCCCGAGATGAACCTCGGTCAGCTCGCCACAGTGGTCCGCGCCGAGTTCCTGGTGGACGCGGTCTCGTACAACCAGGTGAACGGCATGCCGTTCAAGGCCGAGCAGCTCGCCACGGCTCTCAAGGAGGCCATCGATGGCTGA
- a CDS encoding 2-oxoacid:ferredoxin oxidoreductase subunit beta has translation MADTKTAGSEGTGSTIEALSLVPKAEAKQSMKDFKSDQEVRWCPGCGDYAVLAAVQGFMPELGLAKENIVFVSGIGCSSRFPYYMNTYGMHSIHGRAPAIATGLASSRRDLSVWVVTGDGDALSIGGNHLIHALRRNVNLKILLFNNRIYGLTKGQYSPTSEVGKITKSTPMGSLDAPFNPVSLAIGAEASFVARTVDSDRKHLTSVLRQAAEHPGTALVEIYQNCNIFNDGAFEVLKDKQQAEEAVIRLEHGQPIRFGADGTKGVVRDAVTGDLKVVAVTPENEGDILVHDAHSTSPTTAFALSRLADPDTLHHTPIGVLRDVERPVYDTLMADQLDSAIEQNGKGDLAALLAGGDTWTVVG, from the coding sequence ATGGCTGACACGAAGACGGCCGGGTCAGAGGGGACCGGGAGCACGATCGAAGCGCTTTCCCTGGTGCCCAAGGCCGAGGCCAAGCAGTCCATGAAGGACTTCAAGTCCGACCAGGAGGTGCGTTGGTGCCCCGGCTGCGGTGACTACGCCGTGCTGGCCGCCGTGCAGGGCTTCATGCCCGAGCTCGGCCTGGCGAAGGAGAACATCGTCTTCGTCTCGGGCATCGGGTGCAGCTCCCGCTTCCCGTACTACATGAACACCTACGGGATGCACTCCATCCACGGCCGCGCCCCGGCGATCGCCACCGGACTCGCCTCCTCGCGGCGGGACTTGAGCGTCTGGGTGGTCACCGGCGACGGCGACGCGCTCTCCATCGGCGGCAACCACCTGATCCACGCCCTGCGCCGCAATGTGAACCTGAAGATCCTGCTCTTCAACAACCGGATCTACGGCCTCACCAAGGGCCAGTACTCGCCGACCTCCGAGGTCGGCAAGATCACCAAGTCGACGCCGATGGGGTCGCTCGACGCGCCCTTCAACCCGGTCTCGCTGGCGATCGGCGCCGAGGCGTCCTTCGTGGCCCGCACCGTCGACTCCGACCGCAAGCACCTCACCTCGGTGCTGCGCCAGGCGGCCGAGCACCCCGGCACGGCGCTCGTGGAGATCTACCAGAACTGCAACATCTTCAACGACGGCGCCTTCGAGGTCCTCAAGGACAAGCAGCAGGCCGAGGAGGCGGTGATCCGCCTGGAGCACGGGCAGCCGATCCGCTTCGGCGCCGACGGGACGAAGGGCGTGGTCCGCGACGCGGTGACCGGTGACCTGAAGGTCGTCGCGGTCACCCCGGAGAACGAGGGCGACATCCTCGTCCACGACGCGCACTCCACGTCGCCGACGACGGCCTTCGCGCTCTCCCGGCTCGCCGACCCGGACACCCTGCACCACACCCCGATCGGCGTCCTGCGCGACGTCGAGCGGCCGGTGTACGACACGCTCATGGCCGACCAGCTGGACAGCGCCATCGAACAGAACGGCAAGGGCGACCTCGCCGCGCTGCTCGCGGGCGGCGACACGTGGACGGTCGTCGGCTAG
- a CDS encoding winged helix-turn-helix transcriptional regulator, translating to MAVSTQKSAVEALCPYRLVLEHVTSRWGVLILIALEERSYRFSELRRAISDISRVSEKSLTQTLQTLERDGLVHRDAKPVIPPRVDYSLTDLGREAAAQVRTLSTWTERRMGDVQKAREAYDEARS from the coding sequence ATGGCCGTAAGTACCCAGAAGTCCGCCGTCGAGGCGCTGTGCCCCTACCGCCTGGTCCTGGAGCACGTCACCAGCCGCTGGGGCGTCCTGATCCTGATCGCGCTCGAAGAGCGTTCGTACCGGTTCAGCGAGCTGCGCCGCGCCATCAGCGACATCAGCCGCGTCAGCGAGAAGTCGCTGACCCAGACCCTGCAGACCCTGGAGCGCGACGGCCTGGTGCACCGCGATGCCAAGCCGGTGATCCCGCCCCGCGTCGACTACTCCCTGACCGATCTGGGACGCGAGGCCGCCGCGCAGGTCAGGACCCTCTCGACCTGGACGGAGCGGCGCATGGGCGACGTCCAGAAGGCGCGTGAGGCATACGACGAGGCCCGGTCCTGA
- a CDS encoding SDR family oxidoreductase: MSIVVTGATGHLGRLVVEGLLAARVPAGEIAAVVRDKDKAADLAERGVELRVADYSAPETLRGAFAAGDRVLLISGSEVGSRVPQHRAVVDAARSAGVALLAYTGILGGPDADFDLAAEHKETERIILDSGLPHVFLRNGWYHENYTEHLAPVLAHGAVVGSAGEGRVASASRADYAAAAVAVLTGEGHEGKTYELSGDVAWSLAEYAAEVAARTGKDISYANVPAEQHLAILTGAGVPEPMAALLVDVDAAIGRGRLAGTSGDLARLIGRPTTRIADAVSVAVTG; the protein is encoded by the coding sequence ATGAGCATCGTCGTCACCGGAGCCACCGGACACCTCGGCCGTCTCGTCGTCGAGGGGCTGCTCGCCGCCCGGGTCCCGGCCGGGGAGATCGCGGCCGTCGTCCGCGACAAGGACAAGGCCGCCGACCTCGCCGAGCGTGGCGTCGAGCTGCGGGTCGCCGACTACAGCGCCCCCGAGACCCTGCGCGGGGCCTTCGCCGCGGGCGACCGCGTCCTGCTGATCTCCGGCAGCGAGGTCGGCAGCCGGGTGCCGCAGCACCGCGCCGTGGTCGACGCCGCGCGCTCGGCGGGCGTCGCGCTCCTCGCGTACACGGGCATACTCGGCGGCCCCGACGCCGACTTCGACCTCGCGGCCGAGCACAAGGAGACCGAGCGGATCATCCTCGACTCCGGCCTGCCGCACGTCTTCCTGCGCAACGGCTGGTACCACGAGAACTACACCGAGCACCTCGCCCCGGTCCTGGCGCACGGCGCCGTCGTCGGCTCGGCGGGCGAGGGCCGCGTCGCCTCCGCCTCGCGTGCCGACTACGCCGCGGCCGCCGTCGCCGTACTGACCGGCGAGGGCCACGAGGGCAAGACCTACGAGCTGAGCGGCGACGTGGCGTGGAGCCTCGCCGAGTACGCCGCCGAGGTGGCCGCGCGCACCGGCAAGGACATCTCGTACGCGAACGTCCCCGCCGAGCAGCACCTCGCGATCCTGACCGGCGCCGGGGTGCCGGAGCCGATGGCGGCGCTCCTCGTCGACGTGGACGCGGCTATCGGGCGGGGGCGCCTCGCAGGGACGAGTGGTGACCTGGCGCGGCTGATCGGGCGGCCCACCACGCGGATCGCTGACGCTGTGTCTGTGGCGGTCACTGGCTGA
- the rarD gene encoding EamA family transporter RarD has product MDSGAAGQSRSEQRIGLLNGFAAYGMWGLVPLFWPLLKPAGAIEILAHRMAWSLVAVGIALLFVRRWAWAGELIRQPRRLGLVAIAAAVITVNWGLYIWSVNTGHVVEASLGYFINPLVTIAMGVLLLGERLRPVQWAAVGVGLAAVLVLAFGYGRPPWISLVLAFSFATYGLVKKKVNLSGLESLTAETAVQFLPAVGYLVWLGAQGDATFGSEGVGHAALLATTGVVTAVPLVCFGAAAIRVPLSTLGLLQYLAPVFQFLLGILYFHEAMPPERWAGFALVWLALSLLTFDALRIARRNAVRVAAARGAVASAASRPAAASAASPGREARETVV; this is encoded by the coding sequence GTGGACAGCGGAGCAGCCGGGCAGTCGAGGAGTGAGCAGCGGATCGGGCTCCTGAACGGCTTCGCGGCGTACGGGATGTGGGGGCTCGTCCCCCTCTTCTGGCCCCTGCTCAAACCGGCCGGCGCCATCGAGATCCTCGCCCACCGGATGGCCTGGTCCCTCGTCGCGGTCGGCATCGCGCTGCTCTTCGTACGGCGCTGGGCCTGGGCGGGCGAGCTGATCCGGCAGCCGCGCAGGCTGGGCCTGGTGGCGATCGCCGCGGCGGTCATCACCGTGAACTGGGGCCTCTACATCTGGTCGGTGAACACCGGCCACGTCGTGGAGGCCTCGCTCGGCTACTTCATCAACCCCCTCGTCACCATCGCCATGGGCGTCCTGCTGCTCGGCGAGCGGCTGCGGCCCGTGCAGTGGGCGGCGGTCGGCGTCGGCCTCGCCGCGGTGCTCGTGCTCGCGTTCGGTTACGGCAGGCCGCCGTGGATCTCCCTCGTCCTCGCCTTCTCCTTCGCGACGTACGGCCTGGTGAAGAAGAAGGTCAACCTCAGCGGCCTGGAGTCGCTCACCGCCGAGACCGCCGTGCAGTTCCTGCCCGCGGTCGGCTATCTGGTGTGGCTCGGCGCGCAGGGCGACGCCACGTTCGGGTCCGAGGGCGTCGGGCACGCGGCGCTGCTCGCCACCACCGGTGTGGTGACCGCCGTGCCCCTGGTCTGCTTCGGGGCCGCGGCGATCCGGGTGCCGCTCTCCACGCTGGGGCTGCTGCAGTACCTCGCGCCCGTCTTCCAGTTCCTGCTCGGGATCCTGTACTTCCACGAGGCGATGCCGCCCGAGCGGTGGGCGGGCTTCGCGCTGGTGTGGCTCGCGCTGTCGTTGCTGACGTTCGACGCGTTGCGCATCGCGCGGCGGAATGCGGTGCGGGTGGCTGCCGCCAGGGGAGCGGTGGCCTCGGCGGCGTCCCGGCCTGCGGCCGCGTCGGCCGCCTCGCCCGGTCGTGAGGCGCGGGAGACGGTCGTCTGA
- a CDS encoding NmrA family NAD(P)-binding protein, whose protein sequence is MTETEQQTTQSTQTAESTDPILVLGATGKTGRHVVARLRAAGHAVRAASRTSGTRFDWTDRATWAPALAGVRALYLVVPTEAEPIADFIAQAKAAGVRRFVVLSGRGVELYGHSFEPGMAEAEQAVRDADVDWTVIRPNNFAQNFDEDLFHGPLLAGRLALPTGDVPEPFIDVTDIAEVAAALLTEEGHTHRVYELTGPRALSFGDAVAEIAAASGRPMRFEHVTEEQYVAELVADGVPDEAARSLAHVFVFLSEGHNATPTSGVRDVLGREPRDFSEYVQERAKAGAWAPR, encoded by the coding sequence ATGACAGAGACCGAGCAGCAGACCACCCAGTCCACCCAGACCGCTGAGTCCACCGACCCCATCCTCGTACTCGGCGCCACCGGCAAGACAGGACGCCACGTGGTGGCCAGGCTGCGCGCGGCGGGGCATGCCGTCCGCGCCGCCTCGCGGACCTCGGGGACCCGCTTCGACTGGACCGACCGCGCCACCTGGGCGCCCGCCCTCGCGGGTGTCAGGGCGCTCTACCTGGTCGTACCGACCGAGGCCGAGCCGATCGCCGACTTCATCGCGCAGGCCAAGGCCGCGGGCGTGCGGCGCTTCGTGGTCCTGTCGGGCCGCGGGGTCGAGCTGTACGGCCACTCGTTCGAGCCGGGCATGGCGGAGGCGGAGCAGGCGGTCCGTGACGCGGACGTCGACTGGACCGTGATCCGGCCCAACAACTTCGCGCAGAACTTCGACGAGGACCTCTTCCACGGGCCCCTGCTCGCCGGGCGCCTCGCGCTGCCCACCGGCGACGTGCCGGAGCCCTTCATCGACGTGACGGACATCGCCGAGGTGGCGGCCGCGCTCCTCACCGAGGAGGGCCACACGCACCGCGTCTACGAGCTCACGGGCCCGCGCGCGCTCTCCTTCGGCGACGCGGTCGCGGAGATCGCCGCGGCGTCCGGCCGGCCGATGCGCTTCGAGCACGTCACGGAGGAGCAGTACGTGGCCGAACTCGTCGCGGACGGCGTCCCCGACGAGGCGGCCCGCTCGCTGGCCCACGTGTTCGTCTTCCTCTCCGAGGGCCACAACGCGACGCCCACGTCGGGAGTCAGGGACGTCCTGGGCCGAGAGCCGCGCGACTTCTCGGAGTACGTACAGGAGCGCGCGAAGGCAGGGGCCTGGGCGCCCCGTTAG
- a CDS encoding AraC family transcriptional regulator, with product MDALGDLLRGIRADGARFDRAVLTGPWEVTCAEGAALELITVVRGSALITAESDEPRTLHEGDTAIVSTTAPYTAARTGGPGSGGCELVFGAYQFDGCVGRRLISALPPLLVVPGGAECLPIIELIAAEVAADRPGRQYVMDRMLDWMLACTLRDWFDLPGSRPPAWYRALGDDVVGPALRAMHDEPARSWTVAALAARSQVSRAAFARSFTDLVGRPPMAYLTEWRMTLAAELLAEPGATVAAVAGQVGYADGFGFSDAFKRIRGIAPSGYRASLTGNRTAAGSLRAAG from the coding sequence ATGGATGCTCTGGGGGATCTGCTGCGCGGGATACGGGCGGACGGGGCGCGGTTCGACCGTGCGGTCCTGACGGGACCGTGGGAGGTGACGTGCGCCGAGGGCGCCGCCCTCGAACTGATCACCGTGGTGCGCGGCTCGGCACTGATCACCGCGGAGTCGGACGAACCACGGACCCTGCACGAGGGTGACACCGCGATCGTCTCCACGACCGCGCCCTACACGGCGGCGCGCACGGGCGGCCCGGGCTCCGGCGGGTGTGAACTGGTCTTCGGTGCCTACCAGTTCGACGGCTGCGTCGGACGGCGGCTGATCAGCGCGCTGCCGCCGCTGCTCGTCGTCCCCGGCGGCGCGGAGTGCCTGCCCATCATCGAGCTGATCGCCGCCGAGGTGGCCGCCGACCGCCCCGGCCGTCAGTACGTGATGGACCGGATGCTCGACTGGATGCTGGCCTGCACCCTGCGCGACTGGTTCGACCTGCCGGGCTCCCGCCCGCCCGCCTGGTACCGCGCGCTCGGCGACGACGTGGTGGGCCCCGCCCTGCGCGCCATGCACGACGAACCCGCGCGGTCCTGGACGGTGGCGGCGCTCGCCGCGCGCTCCCAGGTCTCGCGCGCGGCCTTCGCCCGCAGCTTCACCGACCTGGTGGGCAGGCCCCCGATGGCGTACCTCACTGAGTGGCGCATGACGCTCGCCGCCGAACTGCTCGCCGAGCCCGGCGCGACGGTCGCCGCGGTGGCGGGGCAGGTCGGGTACGCCGACGGGTTCGGGTTCAGCGACGCCTTCAAGCGGATCAGGGGCATCGCGCCGAGCGGCTACCGCGCGTCGCTGACCGGGAACCGGACGGCCGCGGGCTCCCTCAGAGCGGCGGGCTGA
- a CDS encoding MFS transporter — MGARAWALLLVLCGTVFLEGIDIAMVAIAIPSIRSDLGLSTATAAWVVSAYVLGYAGFTLLGGRAADLLGRRRMFLVWLGVFLVFSGLGGFATEGWMLVVARFVTGVAAAFMTPAAMSIITTSYEEGPERNKALLVFAGTSAGGFSLGLVVGGLLTELGWQWVFFTPVFFAAAILAAALRLVPPAQAPTGPKRSRRFDLPGAAAAAGAMLLLAYGIVRLEHGFADWPLTVAAVVVGLLLIAAFVGIERRTADPLVRLGIFRTGSVVRAGLGSLLYLGAFMGFQFVLTLYLQELRGWPSWQTAVAMLVLGCDVLLSPTLTPRLVRRFGNARVILGGFLMAFAAYALFLPVGADWSYLAMFPTLLLAGTGFALTLGPQMIAATDGVAAKEQGLASGLLHTATQFGAAIGISAVTAVYGLVSSGGHAGGAGHGGGADGVDLSAFRVALIVPVVMAGLGVVVAVVGVRGARKGRGASGGHAGGSGPVAGGGQPAALREPAAVRFPVSDAR; from the coding sequence ATGGGTGCACGCGCCTGGGCGCTGCTGCTCGTCCTCTGCGGGACGGTGTTCCTGGAGGGCATCGACATCGCCATGGTCGCGATCGCGATCCCCTCGATCCGGTCCGACCTGGGCCTTTCGACCGCCACGGCGGCGTGGGTGGTCAGCGCCTACGTCCTCGGGTACGCGGGCTTCACGCTGCTCGGCGGCCGGGCGGCCGATCTGCTGGGCAGACGGCGGATGTTCCTCGTCTGGCTCGGGGTCTTCCTGGTCTTCTCGGGCCTCGGCGGCTTCGCGACCGAGGGGTGGATGCTGGTCGTCGCGCGGTTCGTCACCGGTGTGGCCGCGGCGTTCATGACGCCCGCCGCGATGTCGATCATCACCACCTCGTACGAGGAGGGGCCCGAGCGGAACAAGGCGCTGCTCGTCTTCGCGGGGACGTCCGCGGGCGGCTTCTCGCTCGGCCTCGTCGTGGGCGGGCTGCTCACCGAGCTCGGCTGGCAGTGGGTGTTCTTCACGCCGGTGTTCTTCGCGGCCGCGATCCTGGCCGCGGCGCTGCGGCTCGTCCCCCCGGCACAGGCGCCCACAGGGCCGAAGCGGTCCCGGCGGTTCGACCTGCCGGGGGCCGCCGCCGCTGCCGGGGCCATGCTGCTCCTGGCGTACGGCATCGTCCGGCTCGAACACGGCTTCGCCGACTGGCCGTTGACGGTCGCCGCGGTGGTCGTGGGGCTGCTGCTGATCGCCGCGTTCGTGGGGATCGAGCGGCGCACGGCGGATCCGCTGGTGCGGCTCGGGATCTTCCGTACGGGGTCCGTGGTGCGGGCCGGGCTCGGGTCGCTGCTCTACCTCGGGGCGTTCATGGGCTTCCAGTTCGTCCTGACGCTGTACCTCCAGGAGCTGCGCGGCTGGCCGTCCTGGCAGACCGCCGTCGCGATGCTCGTGCTGGGCTGCGACGTGCTGCTTTCGCCGACGCTCACCCCGCGCCTGGTCAGGCGGTTCGGCAACGCGCGCGTGATCCTCGGTGGCTTCCTGATGGCCTTCGCGGCGTACGCGCTGTTCCTGCCGGTCGGCGCCGACTGGTCGTATCTGGCGATGTTCCCGACGCTGCTCCTCGCGGGCACCGGCTTCGCGCTCACGCTCGGCCCGCAGATGATCGCGGCGACGGACGGCGTGGCCGCGAAGGAGCAGGGCCTGGCGAGCGGACTGCTGCACACCGCCACGCAGTTCGGCGCGGCGATCGGCATCTCCGCCGTGACCGCGGTCTACGGACTCGTCTCGTCCGGCGGGCACGCGGGCGGGGCGGGCCACGGGGGCGGGGCGGACGGCGTGGACCTGTCGGCGTTCCGGGTGGCGCTGATCGTCCCGGTGGTCATGGCGGGCCTCGGCGTGGTCGTCGCGGTGGTCGGCGTACGCGGCGCACGCAAGGGAAGGGGTGCGTCCGGCGGCCACGCGGGCGGGAGCGGGCCCGTCGCGGGTGGCGGTCAGCCCGCCGCTCTGAGGGAGCCCGCGGCCGTCCGGTTCCCGGTCAGCGACGCGCGGTAG